One Dioscorea cayenensis subsp. rotundata cultivar TDr96_F1 chromosome 19, TDr96_F1_v2_PseudoChromosome.rev07_lg8_w22 25.fasta, whole genome shotgun sequence genomic window, TAGCATTCCAGATGAGTTCACAGCCATTTATATCTGTTGCCTTTTTGCAGGAAAAAATTAAACTTGTCATGTTTTAACTTGTTATAGACAAGTGTGTGAACATTTTTGTAAGTGGCCAACACATTATCGGACCATTGgcttttattttagatattgcTATTATGATATAATGTaagctatttttgatgatttctaTAATGTGCATGGAGTGTTtaaatgttgtaattttttatacatCACATTTTGGATTAATGTAAGTTAATGTTTTTTATCTTGATAAAACTATTCGTATTATTATGAATATTGTCATTGTGTCCAGTGTAATAGTGCTTGCATTCTTACTAAATATCTTGGGATAATGTATGACTACATATATGCGATGTATGCTTTGTCagcatgaaaattaaattttgtatttatgatgaaaattgaattttgtaTGTTTTGTCAGCATGAGAATCCATATCTACATTTGAGGTATTAATTTTTAGTAGGTGTTTGATAAATAAAAGGATATGATGGTATTTTTGTCATTATACCAAAACATTCCCAagaatgttttcttatacaaaACTCATGAATATTACTTTCCCAtcaatttaatcatatttttcaatgtatACCAAACACAAGAATGTTACTTTCCCTATATTCACCTTCCTATCAATCACTTTCCTATCCATTAAATTCCATGGCAACATTCTGTGGTAAAACACCAAACGCTCCTAGAGGTTTTTGACAATGGTTTGCAAGTCATTATAATAAGAAGAGTACCGGGAAAAGGCAGAGAACGttgttcctcttcttcttcttgactaTGTTTTCCTTCCATTCCTCCCTACTTctccctttttccttctttttttcttccttcctTTCATTGAGTAGGTTACTTTGAAAGCCTGCATCAAAATATCACAAAAGGAACATACAATCAATCCTAGAGATAATCCAATTGGAAGGGAGGTAgcctataaaatatatatgaacttttctttatttatttaattatttggaaaatttgagatttttagcTACATTCAATTACACATTAATAGagaatttaaggaaaaaatatCTTTCCCAGAAGAGAAGTTTGTATTTCGAGAAACCACACataaaacttattattattattattattattactattattactattattattataataataattattattattcttgtatttttttttaaatttattttctctgTATATGCCTCATTTGATCTATTTTTAAAGAGAATGTTAATCGCTTGCTTTTTCTCCTCCTAACTTTTGAAAAAGGTCAAACCCCTTTTGAActtatatttgatttataatttcttgtatataatattatttcctGTTGGCTTATCCCATGTAGATAGCCTATTTTAACAATACTAAGAATATAGAGGCTCTACAAACAAAAGATCATAAAATATATAGCATTGAAAGCAGGAGTGTGTCTCTTCTCTTAGTGTGTCTCCTCTCCTCTCTCTTTCGTCCTTATTTCCCCCTTGCTATGGCGAGTGGGGGAACACCTCTTCAGCCTCCTCCCCAGCCTCCTCCTTCCATTTCCTCCCTAAAATCCTGGGCTCAGGTTGCCTCATCTGGCCCTCGCCCCTTTGATTCTTCTCCACTCCAAAACCCCCCGTTGTTAGCCAAGCTTAAGAGTTCCACTTctgagtttgtttgttttgatagtGATGCTCTTGCCCATGCCCAGTCAAAATTCCAACATTCCTTGTTCGGCAAGTTTTTTGGCAAACCCTCTCTGTTCGAtcaagtgaaaactttcttgaCGATTAAATGGGCGGAGTTTGGAGAAGTCTTCATCTCTAATTTTCCCAATGGGTTCTTACTGATACGCTGTGCTTCTCATTCCATAATGCAACATTTACTCTGCGATGGTCCGTGGACTATCAATGGCATTATCCTATAACTCTCCCTTTAGCAGTCGTTTTTCGAACCCGCTTTCACTAAACTTTCCACGACTGCGGTTGGAGTTGCATAACCTTCCTGTTGAGCTTTGGGATGGCGATACACTAGAGACTGTGACTACCCATATTGGTAATTTGCTAAAAATTGATGATCTTACTATTTCTCTTTCCATGTCTAAGTTCACTTGGGTGTGCCTGGAGATTGATCTTACCAAACCTCTGAGTCGGGTCTTTTGGGTTAGGGATGACTTTCACAAggtctttgttgttgttctttatGAGAGGCTTCCCACATTTTGTTATACTTGCGGAGTTATAAGGCATGGATGCAAAACTTGTTTTCACTCAACGTCAATCGGGGTTAATGGAGCTTCTCCACCCCCCCATTCGTGGGGCCGGCGGTCAGTTCCCATAACCCAATGGATGTCGTTGAAGGAGATACAGTTTTGGAGCCCGTTCGCCCTGTTTCTCATACTCAGGTCTTGCAAGGTGATTATGCAGCTCCTAGAGAGGATTCGGATTTCAGAGCTTGGATGGTCGTGTCTCGTTGGCGAGGTTGTACGGGAGGAAGCGGAATAGGCACTCGTGCCAGTCACACGACCGAGGGCACAGCAGCCGATGGGACCCCTGCTAACGGCGACTTCCAAAGCACTCCTTCTCGTGGCAGCGCTCCATCCCAAGGTTCTAGGCACGGGACTCGATTTCCTGGGTGGGGTGGGACCTGTGTGTCTCGTCCGGTTTTCGCCCACTATGTCAACACAAACTCAATCCCAATAGAGGAGAGTACCGTTGCTCTTGATCCAGCTGTTAGTAGCACTGACAAAGTCTCTCCTTGTAACAAGGATCCTTCTGACAGAGGTGGCTCTTTTATTCAGAGGATAGACGTTCCAATGTCCTCTGCTTTTCAGCTATATGTtcccaataaagaaaaaatattgcCCATGCCCATTCCGGAACTCCACCGCCGATTATAGCACTTCCATCTCCCTCCTCCTTCTCATCTTCCTTCCATCCATGATACATCTCATTCTTTGGCGGTGGACCGAATCTCTGTTACTTTGGATAGTGATCCTTCATAGGATAGGAGCAGTCAGGAGGATGACGTCTCAGGAGAATCAGATGATGATATGTCTGAAGGCGATGGGCCAAAGGACTCCATGACGCTTGTCCAGTATCAGGAGGAAGCACGCAGGGACTCTCTGATGTGGAAGGGCTCCCATGCCATGGCCGCTTCCTTGAAAAAAGGAAGAGTTGAACCTAGAAGGACTTGTTCCTGAGCTCTTAATCTTCTCTTTGTCAGTTTCTGCAGATTTTAGTCTTCTTCTCATGGAAGTTTTCCTACTGATCTTTATTTGTCTTTTATTCCTTATAATGATTATGATTAGTCCTAAAATCTTGTGTTGAAATTGCAGGGGGATTTAGGCATCCGAATCTTCCACTCGTGTTTTGTATTTGATAATCTTCCTTGTAATTGTTTGCTTGGTTGAGACAAGAGCTAATTTTGAAAGAGTTGATAGTTTTTGTTCTAAAATTATTCGACATTGGGATTGGGCTGCCCTGTTGGCCGATGTCTATTTTGGGGGCATCATTGTGCTGTGGAACAAGGAATTTGTTCGTGTTTCTCCTATTATCATTTCCTGCAGAGCCCTTCATCTTATTATCTCTCCTTACCCCTCTTCTATCTTTTAtcatttctattatttataattctaaCCATTTATATTCTCAGCGCAGGCTTTGGCTAGAACTTTCTTGGTTGAATAACTTCAATTTCCCTTGGCTCCTTATTGGAGACTTTAATACCATCGTTAATCGGAATGAGCACAAAGGGGGATTTTTGAGGGCccaaattttcttttctgaattcATTAATGCTAATAATTTGATTGATCTTAATTTCTGAGGGCCCAAATTTTCTTGGTATGATAACAAATCAGGTGCAGCTCGTCAGTGGGCCTGGTTGGACAGGTGTTTAGTTAATTCTGGTTGGATTTCTACTTTTCAGCATTACTCTCTATCTCATCTTCCTCGGACCTACTCTGATCATGCCCCCTCCTTCTTAATATTTCTATTAACTCTCCTAGTCGTaagaatttatttcattttaattattactgGTGTGACTATATTGGTTGTAATGAGGCTGTTAGGGAAGCTTGGGACTTTTCTCCTCGGGGTAATCCTTTACATGCTTTATCCCATTTACTTTTCCGTACTcgtattaaaattaatttttggagaaaatctagCCTTACTCCTCTTGACTTTGCTCTTAAGGACACTGAGACCAATATTTGTACTCTTGAATGCACTAATTACATTGATCCTACTATCTCTTATCAGTTGTCCGAGTGGTATTCCAGGTATGTTGCTcttcaaaaaaagaattttgCTCATTGGGCTCAATGCGCTCACATGGATTGGCTTAATAATGGTGACCAAAACACTACTTTCTTTCATAATAATGTTCGGCTGAGGTCTCATTATAATTCTATCACTCAAATTTTGGATACCAATGGCAATTATGTTACTGACCGTTCTGACATTGAGAATAGGTTCCTATCTTTCTATTCCAATCTGTGGACAGGTACATCAAACACCAACCTGATGACATTTTTAATGCTCTTCCTAATGACCCCCCGACCCTTAGTGATGCTGATGGTCTTAATCTTTTTGAAGCTATAAGATACTTCCTTACAAACTCTGTTATGATGGCCTCATGGGGCAAAACCTACATTGCGCTTATTCCAAAGGTCAACAATCCCAGGTTTGTCACCAATTTTCGCCCCATTTCTCTCTGTAATGTCGGTTTTAAAATTGTTACTAAGATCATTGCTAATCGGCTTAAAATTGTTCTTCCTAATCTCATTAGTCGTGAGCAAGTTGGTTTTATTTCTGGTCGTTACCCCTTCGATAACATTATAGCCCTCCAAGAGATTGTCCATTCTTTATAGCATGATATTAATGGTCCCTCTAGGATGATTAtgaaaatttacattgagaaagCTTATGATACTATTAGctggaatgcaattcttgccaccttAGCTAAGATGAATTTTCCTAacatttggatttcttggatcaGAACTTGCCTCTATGTCagtaccttttctttttttatcaatgGTTTACCTTCCTCTTGGATACCTTCCTTCCGTGGAGTTAGCCAAGGTGATCCCATTTCTTCTTACCTATTCATCTTAGTTTCTcaaaatatttccttcatccttAAATTTGCTTTCAGAACTAATACGATTTCAGGTTTTAATTCTAAACTTTCATACAATTTTAATCACTTaatgtatgctgatgatttaattttcatatcaCATGCTTCTAGGAAAGATTCTAGGAACATCAAGTTATGTCTGAACATTTATGCTCATCTCATTGGACAAAATGCCAATATTTCCAAGTCTGCGATTTATTTTCCTTCCTGGTTTAATAGTAGAATGTCCAAGAACATTTTCTCCATTCTTGGTTTCAAGCTCTCTTCCTTTCCTATTAATTATCTCGGCGTTTCAATTTTTCCTAAATGTCTTGGTATTTCCTATTTTAAACCCATGGTTGATAAAATTTCTCAGATGTGTTCTAGATGGAAACATTACAAACTTTCCTTGGAAGCTAAATCAATTTTAATCAACTCTTCTATTCTTACTGTGCCTATCTATCATCTTTCCATCTATCCCATTCGAGATTCCATTCTCCGAGAAATCACTAAGCTTTTTAGGAACTTCTTCTGGTTTAagggtggcaatggaaagggtaTTTCAGCAATGTCTTGGAATCGTTTAACTGATACAAAATCTGAGGGGGGCCTCTCTCTTAAGAATCTTTTCCTTGCTAAACATTCTCTGAATACTAAGTTGGTTTTCAAATATCTGAATTCAGATGATTCCATTTGGGTTAGCATTGTGAGGAGTAAATATGGCCTGCTTAATTTTTGGAAGGATAAGGTTCCTCCTAAATGTTCCTGGTTCTTTAGGGAAATATACTTGACTCCGATCACTTTGAAGCCGTATACTTGGATCAAAACTGTTAATCCATCTTGTACTTCTCTGCTTCATGATCCTTGGTGTGGTGATATTCCCATTGCTTATAAACCAACCTACATTAACATGAATCTTGACTTAAACCTTATTAATTGTGGTGATTTATGTTCTAATAGTAGTTGGGATTTATATCGTCTTTCTCTGCTTTTTGGTCCCTCTGCTGAAATGCTTCTTTCTAGTTTGGGCCAAATCGATCCTAATTACTCTAATTTTTGGGTTTGGACTCCCAAGAATAACAAACATATGATCGCCTTGGTTGTATATCACTTTTTGAATAACAGATTTGTTGATCCTCACCCCTAGATCAATTGGAAACATCTTTGGTCTATCAAAGTTATCCCTCGGGTTAAATATTTCCTTTGGCTTACTTTCCTTGGTAGACTATCCACTACTGATTTTCTGCACTCTATTAATCTGGGACCGCACAGTATGTGTGTTTTCTGCAATCTTGCCCAGGAATCCCCTGAACACCTTTTTCATGAATGTTGCAAATCTCAGGGTGGTTGGGATTCGATTTCTGCTGTCATTGGTAAGAATATTTTTTCCCTGTTGGCTTTGTTTCTGGTAATTGGATTTCACTCACTTCTTATTCTATAAGAGTTAAAGTTGTCATTGCTCTTGCGGCCTGGTTTCTTTGGAAAGCCCGTTGTGATGCCATTTTCAAACCTATCAGGCCTAATTTTCCTGTCATTGCAATCAAAGCTGTCGCATATGCCAGTGCTAATCTTAGTACTCTCAAGAATTCTTCTTGCAGGAAACTGATCCTTTCAAATTTTACTAGCTCCGATGGCCCTTTCCTCTTCTTAATGTCTTCTTGGAATGCCACGCATCTGGTTTGTAGTGGGGGGTTCCTTGTTTCATCCTCTAATTTCAATATTCTTATTGCAGGTTGCCTTCCTTTAAATGTTGAATCCCAAGCTGAGGCTGATATTTTGACTTTGGCTGCTGCTTTAAACGTCGTCACCTCTTTGCCATTCCAAATCAGCAATATCTTTGTCAGCAACACAATGATTTCGAAGCTCATTCACTCGGTTGATCCTGTTTGCTCTTGGCGCCTCAGCTCGTGCGTTGATCGTCTGAAAATTCTTCTTTCTCAAGTTAACTGGCCTCGTGTTAACTCTATCTCGCGACAGTCACTCCGTGTCATTTCCAAACTTGCTGGTCTTGGACATAACCTCCATCAATTATGTCTGTTTCACTCTGGCCGAGAGTTGCCTCAATGGCTTATGAAATATTTCTtagaatttggttttatttttgcttaatgTTTAGCAGTCGGTTTCCTTGGTTCTTTTGGTTtgttagttttttgttttttcctgtATCTTTTGTAGCTTTCTTTatcatttcaataaatttagcCTCTttggctcctttttttttaaaaaaaaacaatactgaGAATGTATGCCACCCATATATGATGTTGATTCACtgatattgaatatatatatatatgtataaattaataGAATGGCTAAGGATTTTCCtatatattattctttgattttcaGGATAGTAAAACAAGCTCTGATCACAACTCCATGGAGCAGATAAAATTTATCCCACCATtcagctatatatatatgcgtaGATGTATATATTTATCTCAATATTTATGTGATTGATCTcttgagttttttatttttatttttatgatcaaTGAATATTGCTGAATTGGAGGTTGTCAGTATAGATAAGAGTAGCGTATCACTGCGCTAAAAGCCGTCAGAAAAAAGGAATGAGAAGAAGCTTGGGAATGGAAGGAGCAGAGACAAAAGCAATTCCCACAATTTAGtagttttaaaaaacaattaacaaCAGCAAAAACCAAATTTGTTAGTGggataaaacaaatgaaaaaaaatcaacattaagACCATTTGGTCTATGATTTTTATCAGAAAAACAGGGATTTATGCAAcaataaagaattttttttttaatagtgagAATTCTtaataaaacactaataaaacTATAGCTAAGGCAAcaaaaataagtacaaaatgAACCATGCAACTCCTTGTTCATGATCTGAACAACAACCTCTACTTTGGTGAAACCAAGGTTTGTTAGAACGTGATCAACACCggctttattttcatttgtaacAGAATAAAAAgtgagaaagaaagaatgaacaCTAATAACACCGCAGTCATGAAAAGGTTCATTCACATTTCTTCTCAGAGTTGTGTAGTAAAATCTTGAATGCTGCAGCTGAGCTCAGGTGGAATAACATTTGTCTCCAATGTCTTCGGAGATACAGATAATTAATGCTATTGATTCAAGTCCAGGTGCATGGTAAAGAGAGCAGATCATTGAGCACCTGTTGGAGAAAACTTGAATCTGCTTATCCTTGCTCCCACATACAAGATTATTCTTTGTGAAGTCTGCAATAAGTTTAAGAAATTATGTGTCAGATTTAACTTTCATTCTAGTTATTCACCCATCTGCTTCATAGCTCAAGTACTTTGAATCAGTCAGAGAAGCTATGCATTCGGTGGTGTCAGGAATCAATTTATACTCATATTGAGAGGTAAATTGAAGAGTATTGAAAATTATACTCTAAGTTAAGaccaacatttaaaaaaacaaacaaacgaaacaaacaaacaaacttcaAGGGAAGGGAGAAATGACTTAGCCACACATCTATGAAAagaagtgagaagaccaatataatcaaaatcaagttgtgaaaataaatttaaaaaatcaaagccATCAAGGCacaaaaatgatgaatcaacatCATTTAGAAGGATATTGATTGGATATTGATTAGACAACGTCTAACAGTCAAAGATTGGTGTTATTCATAATGACAATGATCATGTTCTCACTGAACAAAAACACCATTTTGTGAGATATATCCTGTCATCAACAGTCACAATTAATCCAATTCAAAGGAGAAAACAGAGTGACATGGCAGGCATAGATACATACCACTCAGATATTTTcactaaatataattttgtttagggATATGCTGAATCATTTGCCATTCAGATGATCCTTCTCGTTGGCACCGTTCCATTAAGCCGGGATCACATCCTATGATGTTCAATCTTTCAAGTGAGGAAGGGAGGCCACCCTCCGGCATTGAATGGAACTTTGGACACTGGATAATACTCAATTGCTTCAGTACAGGAAGGCGAGATAACCAATCAGGTAGTGACTCCAGATTTTCACAAGAGTCGATAGATATTCCAAGTAGATTTGGCAACAAGAACTTATTCTCTATCATTCCCTCCATGCACCAGGATTTGAATTTGGGGCATTTAGTAATAAACAATCTTTTAAGGGAGGGGAGGGCTTGTAAACCCTCCAATGATATCAGCTCAGGACAATCTTCAAGTTGCAACCACCAGAGTGGATGGAGTGTGGCCATTACATCTTCAGGAAAGGTTTTAATCTTTGCCCCAGTTAATTCTAATCTGGAAAGAGAAGAGAGGCCATTGAGACATCCTGGCAATTGGTCATCCAGCCCAAGACTGTTTCTTATGCATAGCTCTGTTAGTACTGAAAACATGGGCCATTGTAATCCATTCACTTCATGGCATTCCAGAATTCTGAGGGTTGTAAGACGGGGAAAGCAGCAGTGATTTTGTGTTGCTACTGACAATGATGACGACGATGATGATGACATGTTCTGGAAAATAAGTGATGCTTTCTTCAATTCCAGTGTATGCAGAGATGGAAACTTTGGAGTGACCTGATCCTCCATAGTTACCTCCATCTCTTGTAATGAAATGTATGTAAGGAAGGACAAGTGTCCGAGTGCTGAAAGACTTACTGGACTACACTTGGAAATACTCAAATTCTCCACTGAAGGAACTCGAAGCAAAACCGCCATATTTTGACAGCATTCTATTTCAATAG contains:
- the LOC120250619 gene encoding uncharacterized protein LOC120250619, coding for MPFSNLSGLIFLSLQSKLSHMPVLILVLSRILLAGCLPLNVESQAEADILTLAAALNVVTSLPFQISNIFVSNTMISKLIHSVDPVCSWRLSSCVDRLKILLSQVNWPRVNSISRQSLRVISKLAGLGHNLHQLCLFHSGRELPQWLMKYFLEFGFIFA